Proteins from a single region of Paenibacillus sp. BIHB 4019:
- a CDS encoding TetR/AcrR family transcriptional regulator yields MPYPKGHKLKVRNKIVESAAQAFRTNGIHDVSVPFIMKGAGLTHGGFYSHFDNKEQLVAEACQYATSDTIALLQSIADQELQNPKINTVIDYYLSPYHRDKTEMGCILPALSSEISRSSEEIRQVFTIELERMIAFISDLAGIDLTKGSALLSTMIGSLVLARSVHNPEMSDSLLSAGKQYAKALVIA; encoded by the coding sequence ATGCCGTATCCCAAAGGCCATAAGCTTAAAGTAAGGAATAAGATCGTTGAAAGTGCTGCTCAGGCTTTTCGCACCAATGGGATCCATGATGTAAGTGTTCCGTTCATTATGAAGGGGGCCGGATTGACCCATGGAGGGTTTTATTCGCATTTTGACAACAAAGAGCAGCTGGTCGCCGAAGCCTGCCAGTATGCCACCAGCGATACGATCGCACTGCTGCAGAGCATCGCTGATCAGGAGCTTCAGAATCCCAAAATCAATACGGTCATTGACTATTATTTAAGTCCATACCATCGCGACAAAACGGAGATGGGCTGCATTCTGCCTGCCCTTTCCAGCGAAATATCCCGTTCCTCCGAAGAGATTCGGCAAGTATTTACCATTGAACTGGAGCGGATGATTGCGTTTATATCCGATTTGGCAGGAATCGACCTAACCAAAGGCAGCGCCCTGCTGAGCACGATGATCGGCTCTCTTGTTCTTGCACGTTCTGTTCACAATCCTGAAATGAGCGACAGCCTGCTCTCGGCAGGCAAACAATATGCCAAAGCGCTGGTTATCGCCTAG